Genomic segment of Neoarius graeffei isolate fNeoGra1 chromosome 7, fNeoGra1.pri, whole genome shotgun sequence:
ctatcccagctgactataggtgaaaggcagggtacaccctggacaagttgccaggtcattgcagggctgacacatagagacaaacaaccattcacactcacctacagtcaatttagagccaccagttaacctaacctccatgtctttggactgtggaggaaaccggagcacctggaggaaacccatgcagacacggggagaacatgcaaactccacacagaaaggccctcactggctgctgggctcgaacccagtgcaaaccactacgccaccgtgctgcccagtttgattacattctaagcagaaatgattttgtataaagtttttatttatcgaatttgcaaaaactaaaaaatgctccatttctcaaaatccagtgaatgtggatagaataaaagagttattccgctcaatctcatcatacatggcttatcagctcattggctatcagctcatatacagctaaattttgtggaatagctgttacagtaaatatatacacaaagagagacagacagattgagagagagagaggatattacatggttgcgcaaagatatgaagtttatcttcaaatgATGAaagtatttttcaacacgagaagataatcttcatatctttgtgccaccatgtaaagttctttatattatatggacacatccacaaaaaatgcaagttaatcaaaagaattttaattttgaactggttcgccattttgacaatgtacgTCAAGTCagctggaaaacactgggagtgaaatattgggaaatatgtcattcagatccgtgatgtagttCGTAtaaaaaaatgtgagtttttcaacacaagaagataaatttcatattttcaatgcaatgtgtgattttctttttatcatattgacacattcacaaacataatgtacccaaatttatcaaaacaattcatcaatatcctcatgagggacatattgaaaaatatgttactcaatgtcccagatggagtttggatgaaaaatatgagtggcgtatttcccagtaaaacactcatatctctcatatacatatatatatatatatcatctcattatctctagccgctttatccttctacagggtcgcaggcaagctggagcctatcccagctgactatgggcgaaaggcggggtacaccctggacaagtcgccaggtcatcacagggctgacacatagacacagacaaccattcacactcatggtcaatttagagtcaccagttaacctaacctgcatgtctttggactgtgggggaaaccggagcacccggaggaaacccacgcggacacggggagaacatgcaaactccacacagaaaggccctcgccggccccggggctcaaacccaggaccttcttgctgtgaggcgacagcgctaaccactacaccaccgtgccgcccatatatatatatatatatatatatgcgcatcaTTTATTCCCATATTTTTGGAGGCCTCTTTTAGGGCTTTTAGGTGTTTGAGGACTGTATAAAAGTCTAATTTGTTTCAGCTGTTTTGCCCCCTCTAAAATAAACAGATTAAAGAACAGATTTAAGAAAATAACACGTCTGGACAACATCATACTATACAATCCCATATACTAATGGCTGCTGTTCAGTAAACGTTAACATCAAGGGCACGTATGGAGCTTCATTAAAATGGCTACATTAAAATTACAATCATTCTAATTACATGCACATGTAAAGTTGCATGTTAGTAAGAAACAATAAAAAGCCTCGTATGGAGAGATGCCCCAGAGCCTGTTGTAGCGGACTGGATTTAGTGCCCAGGTGGCTGATCAAACTGATATAACCCCTTTGAAAATAGAGTTAATAGTTAAATGACTTCTTTATATGAGAACCTATTTCAATGGGGACATGCCTAATCATCACTAACAAAATGAAAATTTGCAAAGGAGGAAAAAAGTGAGCATTTGTTAGCATTTATAACCTATATCTTTAATGAGCTCCCTATTATAAACTAGAAACCTGTTACCGTACTCTTATCATACTTAGTTTTACTGCTTCCAGAGAGTCATTTCTGACGTGTAACTCAGTTGGTCAATGCCCTGAAGAGTTCTTCCGTTTAGCCTGTAAACAAGGCAGGTGAGGGTGAGTCAGATTCAATCCCCTCATGTCTAACCAGCATACTGAGTAAACATTTGTCCTGTTACTGAGGCTGCTTGGGTTAATGAGGGCAAGTACTTGGCACTGAGATCACAACACACTTGTCTGTCTTCAATCTCCCCCACACAGCTCCGTGGGAGGTGGGTGTGGATGGTGTGGGTGCCCTTAGTCTCTCTAGTTTAGTAAATCCTCTTATTAGAAGACTGGCTTTGTCTAAACAAAACTGCCATTTAGTTAAACGTGATTGAAATAATCAATTTTATATTTCCTAACTACCTAAATACAGAAATAAAGAGAAAGTGCttgtacatacagtacattatACATTAAAGGCATGTGTGTGTTAACAGTGaactataatgttatctgaattcAGTGTAGTGTCTCCTTTACTGCTGCATTATATAGAATAATTTGTATAATAAATAGTTATTTCAGACACATATGCAGTGTATCACATTATGCTGCCACATTATGATCTGAATTTTATGCAAGTTACATTTAGCAAAGCTCAATTAAACACTATCATGGTAAATTAATGGGTTATTTACCATTACCATTTATAAGAACGTCATGTTACAGCTACCAGTTGTTTTGTTTGCCTAAATCTGTTCACATTGCATAATAATTGTTATACACTGTTGTTTTCTGTTCCAGTTAAATGACTGCCTGTTTTCCCAATCACCCATAGGCATGGTCATAAAGGATTTAAACAGGACTTtccacaagttttttttttctctgatattttacacacacacacacacacacacacacacacacacacacacacacacagttaggtccataaatatttggacagagacaccattttttaattttggttctgtacattgccacaatgaattttgaacaaaacaattcagatgcagttgaagttccggctttcagctttaattcagtgggttgaacaaaatgattgcataaaaatgtgaggaactaaagcatttttaaaacacaatcccttcatttcaggggctcaaaagtaattggacaaattaaataattgtaaataaaatgttcatttctaatacttggttgaaaaccctttgttggcaatgactgcctgaagtcttcaactcatggacatcaccagacgctgtgtttcctcctttttaatgctctgccaggcctttactgcaccggttttcagttgttgtttgtttgtgggcctttctgtctgaagtttagtctttaacaagtgaaatgcatgctcaattgggttgagatcaggtgactgacttggccattcaagaatattccacttctttgctttaataaactcctgggttgctttggctttatgttttgggtcattgtccatctgtattatgaaatgccgaccaatcagtttggctgcatttggctggatttgagcacacagtacgtctctgaatacctcagaattaatttgtctgcttctgtcctgtgtcacatcatcaataaacactagtgacccagtgccactggcagccatgcatgcccaagccatcacactacctccgccgtgttttacagatgatgtgctatgctttggatcatgagctgtaccacgccttcgccatacttttttctttccatcattctggtagaggttgagcttggtttcatctgtccaaagaatgttcttccagaactgtgctggcttttttagatgcttttttagcaaagtccaatctagcctttttattcttgaggcttatgagtggcttgcaccgtacagcgaaccctctgtatttactttcatgcagtcttctctttatggtagatttggatattgatacgcctacctcctggatagtgttgttcacttggttggctgttgtgaaggggtttctcttcaccatggaaattattctgcgatcatccaccactgttgtcttctgtgggcgtccaggtctttttgcactgatgagttcaccagtgctttctttctttctcaggatgtaccaaactgtagattttgccactcctaatattgtagtaaTTTCTCgggtgggtttttttctgttttcgcagcttaaggatggcctgtttcacctgcatgggagctcctttgaccgcatgttttcttcacagcaaaatcttccaaatgcaagcaccacacctcagatcaacttcaggccttttatctgcttaattgagaatgacataacaaaggaattgcccacacctgcccatgaaatagcctttgagtcaattgtccaattacttttggtccctttaaaaacagggtggcacatgttaaggagctgaaactcctaaacccttcattcaattttaatgtggataccctcaaatgaaagctgaaagtctggactttatgtccatgtccattatataactataacttgaatatgtttcagtaaacaggtaaaaaaacaaaatttgtgtcagtgtccaaatatatatggacctaactctgtgcgtgtgtatatatatatatatatatatatatatatatatatatatatatataaaaataaacttaCTGTTTTGCTCATACACATGCAAATAAAGGGACTTTTTATttggtgtgtgtatttgtgttttGAATAGTCAGCTATATGAGAAAAAGAATGGAATAATATTACTGTGCACTTCTAAAGACCAAAGTCTATATGCTTGTTAACTAATGACCTTTACTCTTTTATGACAATTCTGGTACACACTATGATCATGAGGCAATTTATTCCTTTACTCATTGCGCTTTTAAGAGACCAGGAACAACAATGTTcaggtaagtaagtaagtaaatgtgtgCGTATAAACTTTATCACAAATATGCTCTATTGTgtataaagattttttttaaatccaataaCGTTACTCTTTTCCCCCATATTAAAAGGTGCTCTGTTCTGCTCTGTTTGTCAGTGGTGCTGTACAACACCACAGCAAGCCCATATAAATCATGGGTATGTATGCTTACAGTATTTTTTGCTTTCATAATTTTCACTTGTGCAGTTAGTATTGTGCATGCATTTATCCAATAGTTATTTAATTGTATCTTATTGAATAGAATTTGACTTGTATACACTAAGTAGTGCATATATTCCAAGGCTCTCTCTCAAATCACATGGATTTTTTCCTCGCATTTCAAAAACCAGTAAGGTATATCAAGGGAGTTACATGGCAGCCTCAGCCTGAGCTTTCAAAATAATTAAGATGTTCTGTATGCAACCACAGAATGCAACGTTACAGCCAAATTGTAAAGTCCTACAACTAAATAATTGATTACATCTGTGTCTGTAAACCAATGGGTCTAAAACTATGCTATATTAGTTGAACAATCTTCAGATAGCTTTGCTTTgatctaaaatgcatttttattaaAACATATTGGGAATATatctaatgcaaaaaaaaaatggctttGGTTTTAGTGAAATGGTCTGGATCAGAAAATAAATTGATAATTCTGCCAGTCTGGTCTCATTTGACGAGTAAAATCCAGAACATAAACCTGTATGATTTTtttcagtgtggataagacaagcTTCAAAACAGCATTAATTTTGTTAACATCCTGAAAATATTAATCATTGGTATGATTTGCTTCTTACACAGGGAGAGGAAAAGCATACAGCAGTTCAAGATACAaggttgtgtgtgttttccccctgCTCATCATCTTAAAATAATGgaacaaatataaaataaatgaaacTTTAGACTTTAGACTTTGAATAAGCACTATACCATCAGTCTGACTTCTTTTTATCACACCAGGTCTCATGATTTTAAAGAGAACATCATGCTGGGACTTAAGGAAGTTGAACCTGTAGAGGAGCAGGATCTGACAGAGGTCGACATTGATCCCCACATGGCCATATGGAAAGCTATGAAGCAGTTTCGCCAGCAGAAATACAATAAGCCCAAAGAAGACAAAGACAAGCTCTACCTTCCATCTGAGGTTCAGCACTCAGCTGGTAACGAGCAGGTTGAAGCCAACCATGAATCTCAGTACCACAGTCAGGGCCGGCTCTACCAAGAAGCTGACGAGGACCTGGATGACGTTTACCATCCTGAATTCAAAGAGAGAGTGGTCCAGCCTGACATACCAGTGCCTGACAACACTGAAGTGGAGGAGCCACATGAAACAAGTGTGTATATGACTCCAGAGGAAGACAAAGATGGTCTGTATCATGGAGATTTTACAGTCCAAGTATTCCAGGTTCCAGTCATGGAAGACCTTCCTAAGAAGGTTTATACAGAACCTGAAGAGGATCAAGATGACCTCTTCCATAGTTAAACAAGAATAATGCACTTAAAATGATAAAACCATGTACAGAATGTGTTaaaatgcatgcatttattaaATTTGTAATAGCTTGATGAAAATAAAAGCCATATAATTCTCATTCTGATCATCTTCACATAGCAGTTAAAGCTCTGATAATGATCAGAAGATTACAAGTTTCTTTCTCAGGACTGCCACATCCACCAGCAGGACCCGGAGTAAGGCCCTTAAACCTCAACTGCAGGCTTGGATTGTACGCGGTCTCAATTCTGCATTGCTCTACCAGCCAAATTAATAAATGTAAACTTATAAGCATTCTAATTTTGTGGTTTGTTTCAAACTAATTTATAAAATATAGAAAAGGAACATTTCATATTGTTTTTGTTGCTGATGGTTTGTAATTCTACAAAAGCAAGACTTTAAAATCACTTAAGTAgtaggatttttaaaaaattgatgaaaaggaaaaggcaaaccgCCTGAATAATGCTGGCTCTTAGTTTGAGAACCTAAGTCTTTGAGGATCCAGCTAATACCTGTAGAACCGTGCCAGTGGTTTCTACCAAGTCAATGTCTCAAAAGTAATGCCCCAGTTATAACAAATATTCTAACTTACAAGCACCATGTCTGCACAGTTTCTGCAGTGTGATGAATATTGTGACAAGAAGTAAATTACAACACTTAGGCTGTCCTCCAATTCCAACttgctgaaattaaaaaaaaaaaaaaagtcaatacacaACTTGTGTAAATCACAAGAATATTTCAGCAGTCTTCAGCATAGCTCTTCAGGACGAATGATTCCTTTCTTAATAATGATGTTTCCATACAGAGCAGTCTCCCTGTTAGAGAGATAAAGATTTAGAATACCAAGGTAGAATTAAACATGACTCTACAGATTCATGGCAGCCGAGAATGATACTGTACCCTGTTGCTACAACGGCAAAAGCTTTCTTAGCACGATCATAGAAAGCGAACCTTTCAACTGCTTCAAAATTCCCctacaaaaacaaaaataaatttaaaatacattttcCAGAATAACAATGAGATCTGTATAATTATTCAAGCATAAGCTTTTATAACCATTATGTATCTAATACATTAACTATCATTTATTCATTGTTTTAAACCAGAACCATTTTATCCTattcagggcaccatgcacatacATTCAGacattcattcacacctagggacaaTTTAGCGTAGACAATCTACCTACCGGCATATTTCTGTGATGTAGGAAGaaactggagaaaacccacaaggCCACAGAAAGAACATGGCCATGTGAAACACTACCCAGAGAGTAGTCCAAGCTCAGGACTGTGCAGCAGCAATGCTGTGCTACCTCAACTGAATTATTACATTGTCCAAATTAACACAGTCCATTTCACAAGTAATGAACAGCAAAATTTGTAAAAATGTTTACTGGCCCAGACAGGGAAGATCACAGCAAACTTACATCTGATCCTGCTTGTTTCAGAAGTTCAGTGTAACAGGGCCACACTGGCACGACAAGACCCTGCTGCCGGTCACGTTCTATTAGATCCATTACAGCTGCCTGGAAAGACAGAAATTACTAAATGAGTACTGTACTGACAAACCTTCCTTAGCTTCTCATTTAGCTTTAAAAAACTTTATTTACTGCATGAACTCAAATACAATTTAACTTGTAATGTGGGTTCTGagattatacacacacaccattatttgacatatacaaccccaatcccaaaaaagttgggatgctatgtaaaacgtaattaaaaaaaaaattatacataataataataataataataataataataaagaacgcAATGATTTGCAAACACTTTGACCTATATTCAGTTGCATacgatacaaagacaagatatttaatgttcaaactgataatttATTAGGTTTTATTGTGCGTGCGtgcaagcgcacacacacatacacaatgtgatgcctgcaacacattccaaaaaaggacTGGAGCAACAAAAGACTAGGAAGGTTGTGAAATGCTCAAAAACACccgtttggaacattctacaggtaaacaggtcaactgataattggaaaggctcagtcattcccaagcaaggatggggtgaggttcaccactttgtgaaaaactacatgggcaaatagtccaacagtttaagaacaacattTCTCACTGTACAATTGCAAGGAAATTATGGATTTCACTATCGACAATgttatatcatcaaaagattcagtgaatccagagaaatctctgcatgtaagGGGCAAGTTCAAAAGCCAACACTGAACACCCATGACCTTtgatccctcaggtggcactgcattaaaaacagacatgattttatgaaggatattactacatgggctcagaaacacttcagaaaaccgttgTTGGTAAACATGATTCGTCACTGCCTCTACCATGCAAAATGAAAGCTATATATTTCAACAACATCCAGAACCACAGCTGaactctctgggcctgaactcatctgagatggactgatgcaaagtggaaaagtgtgctgtggtctgacgagttcacatttcaaattgtttttggaaatcacggACATTGTGTTCTCCGGGCTAAAgaagaaaaggaccatccagattgttatcagcacaaagttcaaaacccATCATCTGTGATGGTAATGGGGTGTGTTAGTGCATATGGCATGGGGAACCTACACACCTGAAGGCACCAttccattaatgctgaaaaggTACAtaaaggttttggagcaacatgtgttgccatccagacaatgtcttattcagggacatccctgcttattccagcaagacaatgctaagTTACATTCTGCACGTGtttaaaatacaaacaaacaaaccacttcaaaagtcaaaatcaatttagttgtacagtgcttttaacaatagacattgttgcaaagcagctttacaaaaaaaaatatagattttaaacatatgaattaataaatttatccctaatgaacaaaccagagttgatggtggcaaggaaaaactcccttagatgatatgaggaagaaaccttgagaggaaccagactcaaaagggaacccatcctcatttgggtgataacagagcatgattataaataacttacttCTATAAGCATGTCTTATATGGTcgaaaagtgcaattgtgtaaccaggaaatccaTTATAGTTTTGAGATGAAGttcattttgttgatgttatcaaaTGGTCATTGAtgaagacttgagtgcaaaactgtttatggCAATTACAGTCTTAAAGTTATCATAACAAATGAAGTCCTAAGCCAGTGCAGCAAAACTGCTTGTATTAAGTGTCCAGGGCCatattctaagtgtatctttaggctgtccttatgaggccgtcctccacaggagcaaagcaatgagaactccagccaaaagtagggcatcaggatgaatcagACAGATCCGGGGAGCATCTGGAtgtgttacaacagcatggcttcatcaTAAAACAGTACgggtttatttatgttttacacagcgtctcaacttttttggaattggggttataacaTAATACTTAAATTTCAGTATAAAAGGATTCACCATAAACCTGCATTACCCACCGGACAGTCAGCATAAGTATCAAGAGGAAAAATTTTCAATATTGCTTCCAGGAGTTCTGGAATACGCAAAcctaaaaggggaaaaaaaaaaaaaacagccaatacTTGACTAGTCTGTAGATGAAGGTGGGTGGATTCACTTAAACATGATGAAGTTTTATTGTTTAAAACATGAATGGATACCTACCATCAGCTCGTATCTCTATGGGACCACATTTACAAACGGAGGAAACAGGAAAATTTACATCTGCAAGAACTaagaagaggggggaaaaaattatTTGAAATCCAAATCCTGGGACATCGTAAACCAGATACTGTAATGTTGAGTAAAGTTGAACATCTGGATATTTAGTGCATAATAATGTCtcaaatcaaacagtaaacacaaaCTATTTGTGTATATCTGCCTTCAATCTACTTTCATGAGCAATTTTAGGTGTGCAGGATGCGGATTATTGCTACATACAGTTCATCAGCCCCTCTGTGCATCTTCTACTGTGGAAGTGAGCCACCACTGACCAGGTGATATTTGAGCAGTGAATCAATCAATTTCAGCGCAGCAGTGACAGCTGTTGCAGGTGAGTGGATATTTTAGATGGGAGTGTATCAGGTTGCCGGAATTTTCAAACATCTTAAAACTACTACACTAGAGGACAATTAACACAAACTGAGCAGAGAAAAAATAACCTGCAAGGTGAACCAACAAGGTAGGTGGGTCTAAGAGTGTACAATGCAAAAGGgtacagtgtgtttaaaaacttcAGAAAGGCTGGTACCAGCTCCACATTACTATGCAAGTGCCACTGCTCTGCTGAGAATGATCCACCACCCAAATCATATCTGGTCAGTGGTCCTTTTTCCACTGATAAGAGGAGAGCTGACAAATTGGTTAcagcaacatccatccatcatccgcaagtgcttatcctgtgcagggtcatgggtaagctggagcctatcccaactgactatgagcgagagatggggtacaccctggacaagtcgaccgatcatcgcggggctgacacaaacagccattcacacctacgatcaatttagagccaccaattaacctaacctgcatgtctttggactgtcggggggaaaccagagtacccggaggaaacccacgctgacacggggagaacatgcaaactccacacagaaatgcctccgtcggccactgggcttgaacccagaaccttcttgctgtgaggcgacagtgctaaccactacaccaccaggttACAACAACATGTGGGATATAATTATTTTTTACTACAAAGTGTACTTGTGTGTATCTGAGAAAAAGGCCAACAAGTGTA
This window contains:
- the fuom gene encoding fucose mutarotase isoform X1 — protein: MVVLKGIPSVLTPELLYALAKMGHGDELVLADVNFPVSSVCKCGPIEIRADGLRIPELLEAILKIFPLDTYADCPAAVMDLIERDRQQGLVVPVWPCYTELLKQAGSDGNFEAVERFAFYDRAKKAFAVVATGYSIILGCHESVESCLILPWYSKSLSL
- the fuom gene encoding fucose mutarotase isoform X2; protein product: MVVLKGIPSVLTPELLYALAKMGHGDELVLADVNFPVSSVCKCGPIEIRADGLRIPELLEAILKIFPLDTYADCPAAVMDLIERDRQQGLVVPVWPCYTELLKQAGSDGNFEAVERFAFYDRAKKAFAVVATGETALYGNIIIKKGIIRPEELC